One window of the Solanum stenotomum isolate F172 chromosome 11, ASM1918654v1, whole genome shotgun sequence genome contains the following:
- the LOC125845867 gene encoding LRR receptor-like serine/threonine-protein kinase ERECTA, translated as MWKGPWYVPELRALDRTNNSLTGMIPPPVGNATKMMNFSLSGNRVSGNIPKEISNLSQLADLYLTDNQLTGSIPAALFNISSLLSIHLRYNRLSGPLWIDEGNIVSNLKFLSISNNQISGSILSNICQLTELKWLSLSFNNITGDIPRDIDCLSKLEGFYIGDNPIKGTIPTSLGNISTLQYLYCGNNRIVGQIPPELGKLSNLRQLSFDHNFNLIGRIPEAIFNISSFERIDFSFNNLSGRIPTTTGLHLPNLKGLTLGFNQLEGEIPLFITNASKLEILELNNNSLTGTIPTNLGNLHELRYLFLHDNQLTNEPREHELRFFNSLADCRMLRYLQVGNNPLNVTLPNSIGNLSSTIENFNIVDAHINGLIPTSIGNVSGLTVLSLGGNNLMGNIPPEIGKLKQLQGLYLHYFKLHVHISEAVCNLSNLVQLYLEHNELIGVIPECIVKVKRG; from the coding sequence ATGTGGAAAGGGCCATGGTATGTACCCGAACTCAGAGCCTTGGATCGCACCAACAACAGCCTCACGGGTATGATCCCTCCTCCTGTTGGAAATGCCACAAAAATGATGAACTTCAGTTTGTCTGGGAATAGAGTCAGTGGCAACATTCCAAAGGAGATCAGTAATCTGAGCCAACTTGCAGACTTGTACTTGACTGATAATCAATTAACAGGTTCCATTCCAGCAGCACTGTTTAATATCTCGTCACTACTTTCCATACATCTGCGATACAATAGACTTTCTGGTCCTCTCTGGATAGATGAAGGGAATATTGTGTCAAATCTGAAGTTTTTAAGTATATCTAACAACCAAATTTCTGGTTCCATTCTTTCCAACATATGCCAACTCACAGAGCTCAAATGGTTGTCTTTATCTTTCAACAACATAACCGGAGACATACCCAGAGATATTGATTGTTTATCTAAGCTTGAGGGGTTCTATATTGGCGATAATCCAATAAAAGGGACTATTCCCACTTCACTGGGAAATATTTCCACTCTGCAATATCTTTATTGTGGAAACAATCGCATAGTGGGGCAAATTCCTCCGGAATTAGGGAAGCTATCAAATTTGAGGCAATTAAGCTTTGACCATAATTTTAATCTTATTGGTCGAATTCCAGAGGCTATTTTCAACATATCTTCTTTCGAAAGGATTGATTTCAGTTTCAATAACCTCTCGGGGAGAATTCCAACCACTACAGGTCTTCATCTTCCGAACCTTAAAGGACTTACCTTGGGATTCAATCAGCTCGAAGGAGAAATTCCATTGTTCATAACAAATGCTTCCAAACTTGAGATACTGGAGCTAAATAATAACTCTCTGACAGGAACTATTCCTACTAATTTGGGAAATCTTCATGAGCTGCGATATCTGTTCCTACATGATAATCAACTTACCAATGAACCAAGAGAGCATGAGTTGCGATTCTTCAATTCGTTGGCGGACTGTAGAATGTTGCGATATCTACAAGTGGGTAACAATCCGTTGAATGTCACTCTGCCCAATTCAATTGGGAATCTTTCATCTACTATTGAAAACTTTAATATAGTAGATGCACACATCAATGGCCTCATCCCCACAAGTATAGGCAACGTGAGCGGTCTTACAGTCCTAAGCCTTGGAGGAAACAACTTGATGGGCAATATTCCTCCTGAGATTGGTAAGCTTAAACAACTCCAAGGTCTGTATCTACATTACTTTAAATTGCACGTACATATTTCTGAGGCAGTATGCAATTTATCTAATTTGGTTCAATTATATCTGGAACATAATGAGCTCATTGGAGTGATCCCAGAATGTATAGTGAAGGTCAAGAGGGGGTGA